One Coccinella septempunctata chromosome 1, icCocSept1.1, whole genome shotgun sequence DNA window includes the following coding sequences:
- the LOC123311323 gene encoding thymidylate synthase-like produces MNTKNTPFTIEISLDKANLLNSEIGTLSLCQGDHKNQHEEYQYLQLITKILQDGIKRSERSGLGTYSLFGAQMRFNLRNHFPLLTTKRVFWRGVVEEMLWFISGSTNSFHLSSKNVHIWDANSTREFLDAAGLPDREEGDLGPIYGFQWRHYGAEYKGMNADYTNKGIDQLSHLIQTIKTKPCDRRMIMCSWNPVDIPEMALPPCHCLVQFFVGNGELSCMLYQRSADMGLGVPFNIASYALLTCMIAHVTDLQPGEFIHTLGDCHIYFNHVDALKEQIQREPRPFPTLKIKKKVENIDDFTFDDFELIGYNPYPRFNQGMITS; encoded by the coding sequence atgaACACCAAAAATACCCCATTCACCATCGAGATTAGTTTGGACAAAGCGAACCTTTTGAATTCAGAAATTGGCACCCTTTCTCTCTGCCAGGGAGATCATAAGAATCAGCACGAGGAATATCAATATCTCCAACTCATCACCAAAATCCTTCAAGATGGTATCAAGAGATCCGAACGATCGGGTTTGGGAACGTATTCCCTCTTCGGGGCTCAAATGAGGTTCAATTTGAGGAATCACTTTCCCCTTCTCACTACCAAGAGGGTGTTCTGGCGAGGTGTGGTCGAGGAGATGCTGTGGTTCATCAGTGGAAGTACGAATTCTTTCCACCTCAGCTCGAAGAACGTCCACATCTGGGATGCCAATAGCACGAGGGAGTTCCTAGATGCCGCAGGGTTGCCTGACAGGGAGGAAGGTGATCTTGGACCTATTTACGGGTTTCAGTGGAGACACTACGGCGCTGAATATAAAGGAATGAACGCTGATTACACAAACAAAGGGATTGACCAATTATCTCACCTCATACAAACGATAAAAACCAAACCGTGCGATAGAAGGATGATAATGTGTTCGTGGAATCCAGTAGACATACCGGAGATGGCCTTACCGCCTTGTCATTGCTTGGTTCAGTTCTTCGTGGGTAACGGTGAGCTATCTTGTATGTTGTACCAGAGATCTGCCGATATGGGACTGGGAGTGCCGTTCAACATCGCCAGTTATGCACTTTTGACTTGCATGATTGCACATGTTACTGATCTTCAACCGGGCGAATTCATCCACACTTTGGGCGAttgtcacatttatttcaaccATGTTGATGCGTTGAAAGAGCAAATCCAGAGGGAGCCTAGACCCTTTCCCACACTCAAGATCAAGAAAAAGGTGGAGAACATCGATGATTTCACCTTCGATGATTTCGAATTGATCGGCTATAACCCTTATCCTAGGTTTAATCAGGGTATGATTACTTCTTAG